The sequence AGGAGATGTAGGAAATTGGACTGATATTGCAGCAGAGTGGTTGGATAAATTATAAACTAAAACAGGGTCTTGTAACTAAACTACTAGACCCTGTTTAATGATGTCTTTTTTAGAATTAACCTTCTAAACTTTTCCAAAACTTATTTGTCAAATTGTTGATTTCTTTCCAATCACGTCCTGTAAGCGAAGAGATCTTTTTATTATAAAATTTCCCTTGTTCTTTTTTCTTATTATTGAATTCTATTTGTGTTATTTCACCTGCACTTTTTTCATCTTTCAACGCTTTTAAAGCGACTTGTTGTTGCATACGTATTTTATAAAGTTCTTCTTTTTGATCTTCTGTAAGATCTGTCCATTCATTAGAAGCAAAAGCAACATATTGATTACAGTTGTCATGCATCCATTCAGCAGCGCCAGAAATATCTTGTGCAGAAACGCCAAATGCGAATGATAGAAGGAAGAAGCTAAATAATAATGTAAATTTTTTCATTTCTATAAAAATTAAAATTGTTAGAAAGAACACCTAAGTAGTCGAACAAGCCATCACAAATTGTTCTTTAGTTTATCCACTATAAATCTATTTACAGAGACCCTATATTTTGTTTATCCATAGATAAAATAATTAGTCTTTGTTTACATTTCAAATATGAGAGTAAAAATGTAATAATGACAGTTTATGATCTTCATTGGTTAAAATCTTATTCAAACATGTCAAAATAAGACTTATTAGAATTCTTTTCTATTCTATAACTTTTGTTTTTACCACTTTTTAGAAAGTGATTATGCTAATAATATTAATTTTAAAGCATTAAAAAGCCCTACCTCTTAGAAGTAGGGCTTTCCTAAAATTGTCTATCGCTAAATAGAATTATTTATGAAATGAAATGAATTAAACCGTTAATTACATTAGAGGGGTAGCATAAATATTTCTTTTTCTACCTACTTTAACCCTCGTATATTTTTCAATAATTTTCTGTTCTATACCAAGTTCTTCAATCTCTTCAATTCCTTCTTGAATAAGCGTATCGCCCTTAATAAAGACAGAAAATGTAAAATTATGTCCTTCCCAATCTCTAAAATTGCAATATTCTAAAGACTCTTTATACTGATTACCAACTAATGAGTAAGCACCCCCACCAGCTACAAAATGAGCAGTAGTGTCTTTACCATTATTATTGTCATGATTTAAAAATGCAAAATGATGCTGATTAATAATTTTAATCATTCGTTTGTTTTCAAGATCCTGAACTATAGAAGAATCATTACGGATAGTTGTTGCAGATAACAACTCCCATGTTCCTTGAATATTAGGAGGATTATTTAACTCAATACAGGAGTTAAATGCTAGAAAACAGAATATATAAAAGAGTAACTTCCCCATCTTATAAAAGAAAAATGCATCATTATTAATTGTTCATGTAACGAATATCAATGATTAATTAACACGAATTAATAAATTTCGACCAACGTCAAATTTTTAAGTTTATACGGCTTTTCATTTTAAAAAATGAGCTTCAAAAAATGCTTAACAACAAAAAAAGAGAGACAAACGCCTCTCTTTTCAAGTAATAGTATTTATGTAGTGGTTATTGGTATCTCAATTTCTTGTAGAAAGAGATAAAGGAAATTAAATTTTTTTCCTATCGTCGTTCTTTTTCTTGTCAGAATTAGTAGACTTTGATAGACTTTTGGTCTCTGTAAATAATTTTTCAGAACCCCATTTTAAAGTGTTTTCGCTAATTACAAAAGACTTATTCATTTTGGTATATAAAGGTAAAAGGTTATTAAGTATTAAAGTATGCTCAAAATTAATACATGTTTATTAAAACAACTAATGCAACCGGTTTAAATAACTACAAAACACTGTTCGCAAATCATAATATATATTAATGAGCGCATAAATTAACCGTTACTAGAAATGATAGTCTATACAATTCAAAATCAAATAGTTGACGAACGAATTTCACATGTACTATTTGCGTACTATCTCTTTCGTATTTTGATAAAAACTTAAATAATCACAATCTATAATCAACGGCAACTCTTATGCTCCTCCTCCTGATAAATTAAGAGTACAATAGGGGTTTTACTGCTTAATCTCCCTTTATTAATTGAAAATCATATTTTATTCTTCTTTATAACAATGAAAAAATTAGCATTATTATTACTTTGTAGTATTTGTTGTACAAGTTTAATGTACGCCCAAGATAGACCAACAGGTTATCTATCTTTTACAGGAGCTGGTTCTGCTGTATTACAAAGACAAGCTGTAAGTTCTATATTTACAATAGATTACAACCATTATATTGCCGATCATTGGATGATTGGCGGTAGCTTAATAAACGATTGGGAAAAAGAAACAGGGCCAAGATCAGAAATTGGAACAGGGAATTCCTATAAAGCTACTTTAGCAATCTACACCACTTATGTAACAGGTAATTGGGGTTTTGGAGGAGGTTACGCCAGAGATATTGCAAAAGAAGGTCAGTTGACCACAAAAGGTAATAATTATCTAGACGTTTTTGTAATGTACTTTATTAAAGTGGGTAACCATTATATATGCCCAAGGGTAGGCTATGTACACGATTTACACGATCAGGAACAAAGTATTTCTTTTGGAGTGAGTTATAGTATACCTTTCTAAAATCCTTAAAAATAAGAAAGTGTCCATTGGCTTGTAATTGATGTATGAGCGAATGGACACTTTTTAGATGTAGAATTATGCTACAACATATTTCTTAAAAATTTTACTATCGGCTACAAACGTTCCAAATGGAACAAGAGATGCAATAAATGCCCAAAAAGAATTCATTAAACCCCATTTCGTATCGTAATGTACTTTTAAAACTAAGAGTACATAGGCAATAAACAGAAAGCCATGTGCAGAACCAATAATACGGTTAGGTTCTCCAATTTCTGCCATATATTTTAATGGCATACCAATACCAAATAATAATAAGTAAGAAACACCCTCTATAAAACCGATAATCCTTAAATACTTTATACTTTTCATGTTTAGATAATGCTTAATTGTTGGAATTCGAAGACAAATTTAAGGTAAAGTTTACTTTTGAAAAAATTTCTAATATTTTTGTTTGAATTATTAATACAGGATTGATTTTTTGATAGTAGAATATAGATGAAAGATATAGTAACGCAAGCGGGTTCAATTTGTCTGGAATTAACAGATGAACTGTCTGATGATGTGGTGGAGATGTTAGAAAATACCATTTGGGGAACTGAGGGGGCGTACGCTACACACACGAGGAAACAAGGAAAAATCTTGTGGAGACAAAAAAAGCATATTTTCTAAACCTTAGAAGAAACGATAATTTATTAAGTTCAATTACGCTTATTCATAAATCTACTGTTTTTGAAGGTAAACCAACAGAAACATATCATATTAGGTATTTTGCTTTTGTAAGTTCAATGCAAAGTGCAAAGCAGAATCCGAACAAGAAAAAGAAAAAGAATAGTTTTCTAGACCAACAGTTAATCAATTTCTTTAATAATTATCAAATGCCAGAAAGTAAGGCAAATGGTACTCCTCAATGTTTTCATGCGCAAGTAGAAAACGATAATTTGAGGTCGAAAATGTTTACTGAAAAAGTTGGTTTCGAGTCTATAGGTAAGATGACAACACTAACGTACAGTCGTGTTTCTCCTACTAAAAAAGATAATGTGCGTAGAGCAACAAAAGAGGAATATGCTAGTGTAATCCAAAAATCGGAAGATTTCTATAAGGATTATGCTTTCTTTTCTACAGAAAATATGGGCAAAGACAATAACCTATTTGTTGTAGAAGAAGATGGTAAGATTGTAGCAGGCGGACAAGCATTTATTGGAAAATGGAAATTTCATCATTTACCAGGTGCTGAAGGAGTTGTTGCTAAGTATTTATTACCCTATATTCCTTATGCAAATAGACTTTTTAATTTTTACGATCACTCGTTCGTAACTATGGAAGGTTTGTTTTGGGAAAAAGGTGCAGAGCAGAAAATTCAAGATTTAATGTCTACTGTTTTAAAAGACTTAGGCAAGAATGTTTCTTTCCTTTGGATGGACCCAGATTGTACAGATTATAAAACCATTAAAGAGAAAGTAGATTGGGGTGTTTTAGAACACCTTAATAGTGGTTCAAAATCTTCTATTATTATTAGAGTAGATGATACAAGTGAATATGCAAGATATTCCGCTTTAGATAAATATATTTCAGGTTATTATATTTTATAGTATAACTATGGATTTTTCAGTAGAACGCTTTCATCAATTTCAAGCACAATTTGATGGTTTAGATAAAGAAACTAAATTAAAATATGCAGCAGTAATTGTTACTTCCGGAATGAGGGGAGAAGCAAAAACAACTTTAAAGAATACTATTGCTCCATTTTTCTTTCAATTGTCTACCATCGAATACAGCAATGCCTTTACAGAGCTGATTGAAAAGATGAAAGGTGCTGAAATTATTGATGTCTTTATTTTAAATAGAGGACATTATCATTTTACTATCCATGTAGAATATTATTTAATTGCTCTTTATTTCTTAAAAGAATGTAGGGGTGAAAACTTGGTAGAAAAAATAATCTCGACAATTAGAGTAGATCAAAAGTTCTACCCTGATATGTTTGGAACTGCAAAGTTTAAAAAAGAAAGTATTATAAGGGAGTTTGTTTTAGATGACATTAGATTGAATTATCATTTAATGACCATGAATTACTATACTCCAATCGAAGGGGAAAATAACTCCTATTTAGAAGCATTAATTTATGGACTTTTTGCCCTCTTTGGGTTGAAAATTAAAGAAGATACGCTTTCAGAAAATCTTAATCTAGAAGATTTCCTTATTATTCATAATCACCTTTTGTATGCCATAAAAAACGGTTCTATTGATAACAATACGGCCAAAAGTTTTATAAAAGCATCTAGCGCGAGCATAGAAGATGGTGGTGTGACAAACGCTTTAATTCTTGCAAATCAAGGTTACATAGCGTCGTCTTTAGAAGTCTTTGAAAAAGAGAATAATCTAGAGCTCGAATTTTATAAGATTACACCATTATTTATTGGTAAAAAGTACGATGAAGCCTTTACAATTCTTTTAAAAGAAACAGGAATTGATAAAGTTGAAACGCATTTAAAAAAGAAATCATCTAAATTTTGGGAAGAATTGGATATCATGAACGAGATCATTTTTCAGATCTTGTTTATACAGATTATACCCCAACATGTAGAACTTTTAAGAAACAGATATACTTATTTTACTAAGCAAAATAAGTATTACAATAAGTTGTTCATGAATTCGCTTTTAGATGCCCAATTACTAATAAAAGACGGTTCTGATGTTAATTGCGAATCGTCTAAATACGACCTTCGTTTACACATAAGTACCTTTATAGAAGAAGACTTAGAAAGCTTACCCAACTTTGCACAAGCATTACTTATTTGGTTACATGGCACTATTTGGGGCAAAGAATTTAAGATAAATCAAAACATAATAAATACCACTGTAAATAAGGCTTTGTCTTTACACAGAGGTGGTTCTTTATGGTTATCGGCTTTATTTGCTGAGGCTCATGGAGTATATCAAGAGATTAAAGAAGAGGATTTCTCTTTAGGGTATCTCATTGATAATGAAATGACATTGTTTAAAGATGTTATTCAAGAATCTAAAATTGAAGAGTGGGAGCTTGTACTTAATAAGCTAACCTTGCTTGCCGATAATTTTAAATCAATTGATAAAAAACAGAAAAAAGAGCCGTCTAAAGGTAGGCTTTTATGGGTTGTTGCAGACCACCGTTTGTATGTAGAACCTATGGAGCAAACCATTCTAAAAAATGGAAAGTGGAGTAAACCAAAGAAAATTTCTGATACCCGAATGCTTAAAAAAGCTGTAAAGGGAATGTTAGAAATTGATTTTGAAATTCTTGATAAAGCCATTAGAACGTATGGTAGAGGGTATTTTGATTTTGATGTTTTAGAAGTATGGAAACGTCTTCCGGGGCATCCTAACGTTGTATTAGAAAGTGATGATAACGTATCTGTAATAGTAGAAAAAAGACCGTTAGAATTACAAATTTTTGAGAAAGGAGACAATTATAAGTTGGGTTTTGATAAAGAGGTAAACATTGATTTTCCTTTAAAAAGAGAAACACCAACAAGAGTAGTCTATTATGATGTAGATAAGAAAATTAAGGAATGGAGCGAATCTTTTCCGTCTGACATCATTTTACCAAAAAAATCAAAAGACCAATTAAAAAAAGTGGTGGCTGCTTTAGGGCAATCGTTAAATATCCACTCTCACGTAAGTGAAATTCAAGAAGAATTACCTGAAATTAAGGCAGATAAAAAATTGCATGCCTTACTTACTCCAAGAGGTAATAACATCTTATTGGAACTCTACATGAAACCCTTTACATCTACTGCTCCCTATGTAGTACCTGCACAAGGGACAGAGGTTTTAGTAGAAGAGGTAGACCGTATGCGAACGCGTGCTGTTAGAAATTTAAAAGCAGAGGAGAAGGTTTTAGAAAAATTCTACGCACAAAGGCCACAGTTAGACATGACAAACGATGGACATCATGCGTGGGAATTATCGGATAGAGAAGAAACTTTAAATGCCTTATTGGAACTTCAGAATGGTGATGAAAAGCCAATTGTGGAGTGGCCAAAAGGGGTGAAATTTAAACTGTTAGGTCAAGTTGGTGGCGACAAATTAACCATGAATGTACAAACCAAAAAACGTGATTGGTTTGCTATTGGTGGAGAAGTTAAAATTAACGAAGAGGTAGTTGTCTCTTTAGAATCGTTATTAAAGGAATTTAAGAATGATCCGAACAGCAAGTACGTTCAAGTAGAAAAAGACCAATTTATTGCGTTAACAGATAGCTTAAGAAAACAACTTGCCGCTTTAACAAGTGTTGCAGTACAAGATAAATTAGAACTTAGAGTACACAAATTAGCTTCTTATGGAGTACTAAATGATTTAACCAAAGAAGCAGTAGTAAGAAGCGATACTACTTGGACAGACCTACAAACCAAGATCAATAATGCAAGTACAGAAAGTTTTGCAGTGCCAACTACTTTAGATGCAGATCTTAGAGATTATCAGGTAGAAGGTTTTGAATGGTTGTCTCAGTTAGCATCTTGGGGAGGTGGAGCATGTTTAGCAGATGATATGGGTCTGGGGAAAACACTCCAAGGTTTAGCACTTATTTTAAGTAAAGCGAAAGCAGGACCTTCTTTTGTTGTCGCTCCTTCTTCAGTAACGTTTAACTGGGTAAATGAGGTGCGGAAATTTGCACCAACAATGCGTGTTCATTTGCTTTTTCAAGCATCTGATAGAGAAAAAGTTGTAGCCCAGGCAGGGCCTTATGATTTGGTAGTTTGTAGCTATGGTTTATTGCAATCAAACTACAAAATGATTGTAGAAAAAGATTGGAACATTGTTTTATTGGATGAGGCGCAAGCTATTAAGAATAAAACAACCAAGAGGTCTCAAGTAGCCATGCAATTACAAGCCAATACAAGAGTAATTACTACAGGTACACCAATAGAAAATAACCTTTCGGAACTTTGGAATCTCTTTCAATTTATAAACCCAGGGTTATTAGGTAATTGGGAAGCATTTAATAAAAACTTTGTATTACGTATTGATAGTGGCGACCAGCAACATGCTAAATCTGCTAAAAAAGTACTGCGTCAATTAATTGCTCCATTTATTCTTAGAAGAAAGAAAAGTGAAGTACTAGATGAGCTTCCTAGTAAAACAGAATCAGTATTGTCTGTAACTATGACAGATGATGAACAAACACTTTATGAGGCACACAGAAGAGCAGCCTTAGAAGAAATTGAAGACATAATTAAGAAGAAAGAAAAACAAAATACACATATTCAGGTACTTGCTGAACTTACTAAATTAAGACAGCTTTGTTGCCATGCTAGTTTAGTAGACCACGAGTGGCAAGTAATGGGAAGTAAAGTGAAACTGCTTCTAGAAACCGTACACGAACTCAAAGAAGGAGGACACAGAGCTTTAATTTTTAGTCAGTTTGTTGGCTTCTTGAGCATTATTAGAAAAGCACTAGATAATGAAGGGGTTTCTTATCAATATTTAGACGGATCAATTCCTTTAAAGAAAAGAGAATTGGCTATTAATAATTTTCAAAATGGAGAAAGTGATGTTTTCCTAATCTCTTTAAAAGCTGGTGGAACAGGATTAAACCTAACTGCAGCAGATTATGTTATTCATATGGATCCATGGTGGAACCCAGCAGTAGAAGATCAGGCAACGGATAGAGCATACAGAATGGGACAAACAAGACCAGTTACTGTATACCGTTTGATTACAAAAGATACCATAGAAGAAAAAATGATTGCCCTCCATGCAGACAAAAGAGAACTTGCCGATGATCTTTTAAGTGGAACGGGTAAAGCAACGAAATTAAATACAAAAGAACTCTTAAAACTATTACAGACTAATGGTCCGCTTTTAGATGTTTAGTAAGTTCTTATCAATATTATATTTTAGTAACACAAAATAATTGTTCATATATTATTCTGTGCTCTTTTATTAAAATCTCACTAATTAATTCTATAATTATTAGTGAGATTTTTTTCTTTTCTGTAGATTATGCTTTTTAAACAAACAAAAACTACTGCATTTTATGAATGAACATTCAACAAACGAAAAGAAGAATACTCAGAAAGAGGCCTTAGCTACATCTTTAT is a genomic window of Flammeovirga pectinis containing:
- a CDS encoding DEAD/DEAH box helicase, with translation MDFSVERFHQFQAQFDGLDKETKLKYAAVIVTSGMRGEAKTTLKNTIAPFFFQLSTIEYSNAFTELIEKMKGAEIIDVFILNRGHYHFTIHVEYYLIALYFLKECRGENLVEKIISTIRVDQKFYPDMFGTAKFKKESIIREFVLDDIRLNYHLMTMNYYTPIEGENNSYLEALIYGLFALFGLKIKEDTLSENLNLEDFLIIHNHLLYAIKNGSIDNNTAKSFIKASSASIEDGGVTNALILANQGYIASSLEVFEKENNLELEFYKITPLFIGKKYDEAFTILLKETGIDKVETHLKKKSSKFWEELDIMNEIIFQILFIQIIPQHVELLRNRYTYFTKQNKYYNKLFMNSLLDAQLLIKDGSDVNCESSKYDLRLHISTFIEEDLESLPNFAQALLIWLHGTIWGKEFKINQNIINTTVNKALSLHRGGSLWLSALFAEAHGVYQEIKEEDFSLGYLIDNEMTLFKDVIQESKIEEWELVLNKLTLLADNFKSIDKKQKKEPSKGRLLWVVADHRLYVEPMEQTILKNGKWSKPKKISDTRMLKKAVKGMLEIDFEILDKAIRTYGRGYFDFDVLEVWKRLPGHPNVVLESDDNVSVIVEKRPLELQIFEKGDNYKLGFDKEVNIDFPLKRETPTRVVYYDVDKKIKEWSESFPSDIILPKKSKDQLKKVVAALGQSLNIHSHVSEIQEELPEIKADKKLHALLTPRGNNILLELYMKPFTSTAPYVVPAQGTEVLVEEVDRMRTRAVRNLKAEEKVLEKFYAQRPQLDMTNDGHHAWELSDREETLNALLELQNGDEKPIVEWPKGVKFKLLGQVGGDKLTMNVQTKKRDWFAIGGEVKINEEVVVSLESLLKEFKNDPNSKYVQVEKDQFIALTDSLRKQLAALTSVAVQDKLELRVHKLASYGVLNDLTKEAVVRSDTTWTDLQTKINNASTESFAVPTTLDADLRDYQVEGFEWLSQLASWGGGACLADDMGLGKTLQGLALILSKAKAGPSFVVAPSSVTFNWVNEVRKFAPTMRVHLLFQASDREKVVAQAGPYDLVVCSYGLLQSNYKMIVEKDWNIVLLDEAQAIKNKTTKRSQVAMQLQANTRVITTGTPIENNLSELWNLFQFINPGLLGNWEAFNKNFVLRIDSGDQQHAKSAKKVLRQLIAPFILRRKKSEVLDELPSKTESVLSVTMTDDEQTLYEAHRRAALEEIEDIIKKKEKQNTHIQVLAELTKLRQLCCHASLVDHEWQVMGSKVKLLLETVHELKEGGHRALIFSQFVGFLSIIRKALDNEGVSYQYLDGSIPLKKRELAINNFQNGESDVFLISLKAGGTGLNLTAADYVIHMDPWWNPAVEDQATDRAYRMGQTRPVTVYRLITKDTIEEKMIALHADKRELADDLLSGTGKATKLNTKELLKLLQTNGPLLDV
- a CDS encoding DUF3817 domain-containing protein: MKSIKYLRIIGFIEGVSYLLLFGIGMPLKYMAEIGEPNRIIGSAHGFLFIAYVLLVLKVHYDTKWGLMNSFWAFIASLVPFGTFVADSKIFKKYVVA